A genomic stretch from Candidatus Nitrososphaera gargensis Ga9.2 includes:
- the purF gene encoding amidophosphoribosyltransferase: MVHENCGVVGIFSLDGHNVIPFVIDSLRALQHRGQEAWGIAVPGKSPFRRLGLISSAAAEFPTVVKKYKSHAAIGHVRYSTLGKSTLENAQPLKVKDLCVAHNGTIANVEELSGMVGGCTFTPQTMSDTLVAAQRLVMHLADKEDMAEAMHILKGEMVGSFCFTFLTDGGSVYAARDPRGFRPLVLGHHRETNTYMVASESCALAAVGAQLVRDVEPGELVKMSKGGISSQQFANEKPHAHCAFEYTYFAHPSSIMEGINIYAARKRIGQFLARKFPITNADVVVPVPDSARPAALGYAQELGLPFEEGLLKDRYSRKGSMRSFIEPYQSDRVEINKGIIPIQEVVEGKHVIVVDDSIVRGTSSAEIIKTLRMVGASRVSLVVTYPPIRYPCYAGIDFPSQEELVAYQHGVTEDSNATIGARVSQVIGADHIAYNDTSNLAKAIGMPEEELCFTCSTGNYAPLGIRPVFKSRIQMKGE, from the coding sequence TTGGTTCATGAAAACTGCGGCGTAGTGGGCATATTTTCGCTTGATGGACACAACGTCATACCTTTTGTAATAGATTCACTGCGCGCTCTCCAGCACAGGGGACAAGAGGCGTGGGGCATTGCAGTCCCCGGCAAGTCGCCTTTCCGGAGACTGGGGCTCATTTCCTCTGCAGCGGCCGAGTTTCCGACGGTCGTGAAAAAGTACAAGTCCCATGCAGCAATCGGCCATGTAAGATATTCGACGCTTGGCAAGAGCACGCTTGAGAACGCCCAGCCGCTCAAGGTAAAAGACCTGTGCGTGGCGCACAACGGCACCATTGCCAACGTAGAAGAGCTGTCAGGCATGGTAGGCGGCTGCACGTTCACTCCACAGACAATGAGCGACACGCTGGTTGCAGCCCAGCGCCTCGTCATGCACCTTGCAGACAAGGAGGACATGGCAGAGGCGATGCACATCTTGAAGGGGGAGATGGTCGGCTCGTTCTGCTTTACATTTCTGACCGATGGTGGCTCTGTATATGCGGCAAGGGATCCGCGTGGCTTCCGCCCACTTGTCCTTGGCCACCACCGCGAGACCAACACCTACATGGTGGCTTCAGAGTCGTGCGCGCTGGCGGCAGTTGGCGCGCAGCTCGTGCGCGATGTCGAGCCGGGCGAGCTTGTAAAAATGAGCAAAGGCGGCATCAGCTCGCAGCAGTTTGCAAACGAAAAGCCACATGCCCACTGCGCGTTTGAGTACACCTACTTTGCGCACCCTTCTAGCATAATGGAGGGGATCAATATTTATGCCGCAAGGAAAAGGATTGGACAGTTTCTGGCGAGAAAATTCCCGATAACAAATGCAGACGTTGTAGTTCCAGTGCCCGACTCGGCAAGGCCCGCAGCACTTGGCTACGCGCAAGAACTTGGATTGCCCTTTGAAGAAGGCCTGCTCAAGGACAGATACAGCAGAAAGGGCTCCATGAGAAGTTTCATCGAGCCGTACCAGAGCGACAGGGTCGAGATAAACAAGGGCATAATACCGATCCAGGAAGTGGTCGAAGGCAAGCACGTGATAGTAGTTGATGACAGCATCGTGAGGGGCACGAGCTCGGCAGAGATAATCAAGACGCTACGCATGGTCGGGGCAAGCAGGGTCAGCCTCGTTGTCACATATCCGCCTATTCGCTACCCGTGCTACGCCGGCATCGACTTCCCTTCGCAGGAAGAGCTGGTCGCCTACCAGCACGGCGTGACTGAAGACTCTAACGCGACTATAGGCGCGCGCGTTTCTCAGGTGATAGGCGCAGACCATATTGCATACAACGATACTTCCAACCTTGCAAAGGCAATCGGCATGCCAGAGGAGGAGCTCTGCTTTACATGTTCCACGGGCAACTATGCGCCCCTTGGTATCAGGCCGGTGTTCAAGTCAAGAATCCAGATGAAAGGCGAATAA